A region from the Mycolicibacterium phlei genome encodes:
- a CDS encoding AMP-binding protein, whose amino-acid sequence MHPTLADALREAAESTPDRVLVVDGDVRLTCAALLERATGLAQALLARMPTGSVVSFMLPNWHEAAIIYLGATLAGMAVNPILPSLRDHELTFILDDADCRAVFIPAEFNDHDYAAMLSRVCGALTSPPEVVVVRGDAGPHTPWGSLSGTAQAALPDLDADDVRMIMYTSGTTGRAKGVLHTHNTIHALIGQIGEHWRVAPGDTFLVPSPIAHIGGSIYAFECPLLLGSTAVLMQRWDPDTAVQLMLAERVTHMAGATPFLTGLLDAAQRAGTRLPDLKVFICGGASVPPSLIRSATEYFESAAVSRVYGSTEVPVTTVGALGDVDHAADTDGRPGIADVKLIDGEICARGPQMLLGYLHAEDETAAFDDDGYFHTGDLGRWVDDGYLVVTGRAKDIIIRNGENISPKEIEDILIGHPGIAEIAIVGVPDERTGERACAVVVPGPEPPPDVAAMREMLAAQGVAKFKAPEQVVVWDALPKNDAGKVLKHRIRAELTRRGSEERT is encoded by the coding sequence ATGCACCCGACACTGGCTGACGCACTGCGCGAGGCCGCGGAGTCGACGCCGGACCGGGTTCTGGTAGTGGACGGGGACGTCCGGCTCACCTGCGCGGCGCTGCTGGAGCGGGCCACCGGGCTGGCGCAGGCGCTGCTGGCCCGGATGCCGACCGGCAGCGTGGTGTCGTTCATGCTGCCGAACTGGCATGAGGCGGCGATCATCTACCTCGGGGCGACGCTGGCCGGGATGGCGGTCAACCCGATCCTGCCGTCGCTGCGCGACCACGAGCTGACGTTCATCCTCGACGACGCCGACTGCCGGGCGGTGTTCATCCCGGCGGAGTTCAACGACCACGACTACGCGGCGATGCTGTCGCGGGTGTGCGGGGCGCTGACGTCGCCGCCGGAGGTCGTGGTGGTGCGCGGCGACGCCGGTCCGCACACCCCGTGGGGATCCCTGTCCGGCACTGCGCAGGCAGCGCTGCCGGACCTCGATGCCGACGACGTGCGGATGATCATGTACACGTCGGGCACCACCGGGCGGGCGAAAGGCGTTCTGCACACCCACAACACGATCCACGCACTGATCGGCCAGATCGGTGAGCACTGGCGCGTCGCACCCGGGGACACGTTCCTGGTGCCGTCGCCGATCGCGCACATCGGCGGGTCGATCTACGCGTTCGAGTGCCCGCTGCTGCTGGGCAGCACCGCGGTGCTGATGCAGCGCTGGGATCCCGATACCGCGGTGCAGCTGATGCTCGCCGAGCGGGTCACCCACATGGCCGGGGCCACACCGTTTCTCACCGGTCTGCTGGACGCGGCGCAGCGGGCGGGCACCAGGTTGCCGGACCTCAAGGTGTTCATCTGCGGCGGAGCGTCGGTGCCGCCGTCGCTGATCCGCAGTGCCACCGAGTATTTCGAGTCGGCCGCGGTGTCGCGGGTGTACGGGTCCACCGAGGTTCCGGTGACGACGGTCGGCGCGCTGGGCGACGTCGACCACGCCGCCGACACCGACGGCAGGCCGGGCATCGCGGACGTCAAGCTGATCGACGGGGAGATCTGCGCGCGCGGGCCGCAGATGCTGCTCGGGTATCTGCACGCTGAGGACGAGACGGCGGCGTTCGACGACGACGGGTACTTCCACACCGGTGATCTCGGCCGCTGGGTCGACGACGGTTACCTCGTCGTCACCGGCCGCGCGAAGGACATCATCATCCGCAACGGGGAGAACATCTCGCCCAAGGAGATCGAGGACATCCTGATCGGCCATCCCGGGATCGCCGAGATCGCGATCGTCGGGGTGCCCGACGAGCGCACCGGGGAGCGGGCGTGCGCCGTCGTCGTCCCCGGCCCCGAGCCGCCGCCGGACGTAGCGGCCATGCGGGAGATGCTGGCGGCGCAAGGGGTGGCGAAGTTCAAGGCGCCCGAGCAGGTCGTGGTGTGGGATGCGTTGCCCAAGAACGACGCCGGAAAAGTGTTGAAGCATCGGATCAGAGCGGAGCTGACGCGCCGCGGGAGCGAGGAGCGGACATGA
- a CDS encoding GntR family transcriptional regulator, whose protein sequence is MTVSSTDHRYLQVARTLRKEIVDGVYPVGSQLPTEQQLCERFAVSRYTVREALRRLREDNLVESRPRAGTLVVPRPTTNTYVQDVVSIDDLLAFAQGAQLAIESNAMISVDDRLARHTGLQAGSQWLAVRGVRRADGSDTAVCTTEYYINRAFAAVGRLLQRHTGPIFPLIEDLFGVSIVEVHQEIVAVTVTPELADKLKVSAGSAAMEMRRTYTTSDGEIAQVTVNTHPSSRYRHSMTMRRVKG, encoded by the coding sequence ATGACCGTGAGCTCCACCGACCACCGCTATCTGCAGGTGGCGCGCACACTGCGCAAGGAGATCGTCGACGGGGTGTACCCCGTCGGCTCGCAGCTGCCCACCGAACAGCAGCTGTGCGAGCGGTTCGCGGTCAGCCGCTACACGGTCCGCGAGGCGCTGCGCCGGCTGCGGGAGGACAACCTGGTCGAGTCCCGGCCACGGGCGGGCACCCTGGTGGTCCCGCGACCGACCACGAACACCTATGTGCAGGATGTTGTTTCGATCGACGACCTGCTGGCGTTCGCGCAGGGCGCCCAGCTGGCGATCGAGTCGAACGCGATGATCAGCGTCGACGACAGGCTGGCCCGGCACACCGGGCTGCAGGCCGGCTCGCAGTGGCTGGCAGTGCGCGGGGTGCGGCGCGCCGACGGCAGCGACACCGCGGTGTGCACCACCGAGTACTACATCAACCGGGCGTTCGCCGCGGTGGGCCGGCTGCTGCAACGCCACACCGGGCCGATCTTCCCGCTCATCGAGGACCTGTTCGGGGTCAGCATCGTCGAGGTGCACCAGGAGATCGTCGCGGTCACCGTCACCCCGGAACTCGCGGACAAACTCAAGGTGAGCGCGGGCAGCGCGGCGATGGAGATGCGTCGCACCTACACCACCTCCGACGGGGAGATCGCCCAGGTGACGGTCAACACCCATCCCTCGTCGCGCTACCGGCACTCGATGACCATGCGCCGGGTGAAGGGATAG